The genomic interval TCTCATCGTCGTCGAGTTTCAGTTTCCGATGAAAACTTAATTTCAGacataaggaaaaaaaaacatgaacaCGTTGATCTCACCACCTTCTACAAACCGTTACCTTTGGGGGGTCCCCTACTCTTCCCTCTCTCCGGTTCGAAACAACAACACCAACGCTGTTAACGTTACAAGGTTCCATTCCACAGTTAGTAACAACTTGTTCTCACACTCTCTCGTTCATGCCACGCTCTCCGCACGTGCTGCTTCCGATGAAGTAGACACGCAAATAGTGACTGAGGAACTAGCAGAGGAGACGAACGTGGAAGAGAAAACCAACAAGGAGAACACCTCCACTTTTTCTGCTCCAATTGACAAAGAGCTCAAAAAGGTTGGTTCTGAGTTCTAAGTTCCCACTTCTGGTCGTTCatgaatttcaaatttaagacaAATTTTAAGGGTGCCCATTTCGTTAAAACCCATGCTTTCTTGGAATTTTTTAAGTTTGCATGTTGGTAAGTGGATGGAGATTTTGATGTTTGTTTTTTTGTATAACAGGTTGCTCAGAAAACTGCTGCTACCTTTGCACCAAGAGCTTCCACCGCCTCCAAAAACCCTGCAGTGCCTGGAAGTGTTTTGTACACTGTTTTTGAGGTTCAAGGGTATGTTTCAATGTTGTTGGGAGGAGCTTTGTCTTTTAATCTCATATTTCCTTCTGATGAACCTGACATTTGGAGATTAATGGGAATGTGGTCCATTTGGATGTTCAGTAAGTTTCTACTAGCCAGTTTTGAATTTATTGTTTTATGTAAAGAACAAGTGCTTACTTGCTACTTCATGCTTTGGACTTACCATTCTGAAGCAAGTTTGTGTGATCATTTAGTAAAATTGAACCTTGCGAAGATGATGCTTTCCTCAGAATTAATGGTGTGCATTTGAAATTGAAGCCAATTTAATTATTATCAGTAGCTCCTTCATATTCTCTGTTCTTGGATCTGGTCactccagaaaaaaaaattgcggATGTGATTGCAATTCGTCACCATCTTTGATATTGCAGGAAATTATGAAATAGCACTCTCAATctgattttttaaaacattgcTTTAGAGTATAAATGAGGTCA from Phaseolus vulgaris cultivar G19833 chromosome 1, P. vulgaris v2.0, whole genome shotgun sequence carries:
- the LOC137814184 gene encoding protein RESISTANCE TO PHYTOPHTHORA 1, chloroplastic; translated protein: MNTLISPPSTNRYLWGVPYSSLSPVRNNNTNAVNVTRFHSTVSNNLFSHSLVHATLSARAASDEVDTQIVTEELAEETNVEEKTNKENTSTFSAPIDKELKKVAQKTAATFAPRASTASKNPAVPGSVLYTVFEVQGYVSMLLGGALSFNLIFPSDEPDIWRLMGMWSIWMFTIPSLRARDCSKNEKEALNYLFLLVPLINVIIPFFWKSFAIVWSTDVVAFLGMYAWKFGWFQRTD